In Eriocheir sinensis breed Jianghai 21 chromosome 29, ASM2467909v1, whole genome shotgun sequence, a single genomic region encodes these proteins:
- the LOC127004893 gene encoding uncharacterized protein LOC127004893 (The sequence of the model RefSeq protein was modified relative to this genomic sequence to represent the inferred CDS: added 200 bases not found in genome assembly) — MRANDRRGCADGSSRVTRRTRGRGAGPTKTGVPVSQRRGAAGGNHTMNQRQRLVTEGEVGVVSVISKRSLDNTTDGGRYPLYRLGEESAETGTGARAAPPTCTSVPEEGREVSNERCRGRELDALLLKADHRGVYKRFLVCGWLVPVCLLIPCAHLSFMLMLYLPPSNCTLPDPPPHISHDAWRKLATPRTSTGELNACALYDFPSALKDSDYDPGQHHQYSSIISEDTHDTFQDPGTFALQPDTSQDTGTPRTDIGIDVNDPSVSEMDDGTDGEFPSMARVPSKPQGDTGSHQDAPGTYGDVNSQGNYTSNPQESQSTSERKSTPQHTPVEGQSKLEGDSVSQHTPGTSGDARTPEKDTSNPKETQGTSGHNSTPHHTPVEGHSTPNNGLELNQPDPSFPGHTGTSETHDYSEPEPPSNTNHTDQQLNTPDKHSNSLDDPKTPELYLSITDDLFNTPTQDHHPNTTTNTTYSDLSESRAAHYFDPFNDLFDLKKINETQPVPKHDPLKEYRTAALLWQELYPLEAPASNYTMGCVFGYDFDQTYVQETLSTRFGYACAESKGSTQILHASMAGNLVGCILFGALADKLGRKWVFMALAMKAALLGTLFVLARGPWSLLLLRFLVALGLPAIYQVVLITALEQVTDGERGLVTSLSSVCFSLGQCLLALLAWLTGHWVNLGLATSLPAILALLYLRLVEESPRWLVCKGRAVVAAKVLRRVTARNKDNTQLLPSLSLLRARIRKITSRARAEEEDELSEACRGACGWITGSVTFLMTYPYLSGRVFLYMICWTVNLVLYFVSTMKYPHVSYNPYIAWFCASATDIPANLLVPLLLRWLGRRTLHSSGFAVCSAAFFTGGVLLACGYKESFMGVVFLVLVAKFCSAMTFLVVYLLAAELHPTPIRSFVTGLASFVALTVNIFSPAILDMDNPTHSYILLGVLGVFGAVAAFLLPETAGHALPQTLNEAENITWRTKEKTSTANPSDNIPTSITTTT; from the exons ATGAGAGCCAATGACAGGCGTGGATGTGCTGACGGTTCCTCGAGGGTAACCCGCCGAACACGAGGGCGCGGGGCCGGACCAACGAAGACAGGAGTACCAGTGAGCCAGAGACGAGGGGCGGCAGGAGGCAACCACACAATGAACCAACGCCAGAGACTGGTCACAGAGGGGGAAGTGGGCGTGGTCTCAGTGATTTCAAAACGCTCATTGGACAACACAACCGACGGGGGACGCTATCCACTCTACCGACTGGGGGAGGAGAGCGCGGAGACGGGCACGGGGGCAAGGGCAGCGCCACCCACATGCACGAGTGTACCTGAGGAGGGCAGGGAAGTGTCCAACGAGAGATGCAGAGGGAGGGAGCTGGACGCGTTGCTCCTGAAGGCTGATCATCGTGGGGTATACAAACGGTTCCTGGTGTGTGGTTGGTTGGTGCCCGTGTGCCTCCTCATACCCTGTGCTCACCTCAGCTTCATGCTCATGCTGTACCTGCCCCCTTCCAACTGTACCCTCCCTGACCCCCCGCCACACATCTCCCATGATGCCTGGAGGAAGTTAGCCACACCCAG GACCTCTACGGGGGAGCTCAATGCTTGTGCCTTGTATGACTTTCCCTCCGCACTGAAGGACTCCGACTATGATCCAGGACAGCATCACCAGTACAGCTCTATCATCTCGGAAGACACCCACGACACTTTTCAGGACCCTGGCACCTTCGCACTACAACCAGATACCTCACAAGACACCGGTACACCCAGAACGGACATCGGTATTGATGTAAATGACCCCAGTGTATCAGAAATGGACGACGGTACTGATGGAGAGTTTCCCAGTATGGCGCGTGTCCCCAGTAAACCCCAAGGGGACACTGGGTCACATCAAGACGCTCCCGGTACCTATGGAGACGTAAATAGCCAAGGAAATTACACCAGTAACCCCCAGGAGAGTCAAAGCACTTCAGAACGCAAGAGTACGCCACAGCACACTCCAGTAGAGGGCCAAAGTAAACTCGAAGGAGACTCTGTGTCACAACACACTCCCGGTACCTCTGGAGACGCACGTACCCCAGAGAAGGACACCAGTAACCCCAAGGAGACTCAGGGCACTTCAGGACACAATAGTACGCCACATCACACTCCAGTAGAGGGCCACAGTACCCCGAATAATGGTCTTGAACTCAACCAGCCTGACCCCAGCTTCCCAGGACATACCGGTACATCTGAAACACATGACTACAGTGAACCAGAGCCCCCCAGTAACACAAACCACACAGACCAGCAACTCAACACCCCAGATAAACATTCCAACTCCCTAGATGACCCCAAGACCCCCGAACTGTACCTCAGCATCACCGACGACCTCTTTAACACCCCAACACAGGAtcaccaccccaacaccaccaccaacaccacctattCTGACCTCTCCGAATCACGTGCTGCTCATTACTTTGACCCCTTCAATGACCTTTTTGACCTGAAGAAGATCAATGAGACCCAGCCCGTACCCAAACATGACCCGCTGAAGGAGTACAGGACGGCGGCGTTGCTGTGGCAGGAGCTGTACCCTCTGGAGGCGCCCGCGAGCAACTATACGATGG gCTGCGTCTTCGGGTACGACTTCGACCAGACCTACGTGCAGGAGACACTGTCCACGAGGTTCGGCTACGCGTGCGCTGAGTCCAAGGGCAGCACCCAAATCCTGCACGCCTCCATGGCCGGGAACCTGGTGGGCTGCATCCTCTTCGGCGCCCTGGCTGACAA GCTTGGGAGGAAGTGGGTGTTCATGGCGCTGGCAATGAAGGCGGCGCTGCTGGGGACCTTGTTTGTGCTTGCGCGAGGCCCCTGGTCGCTCCTGCTGCTTCGGTTCCTGGTCGCTCTCGGTCTGCCGGCCATATACCAGGTGGTGCTGATTAcag CCCTGGAGCAAGTGACGGACGGGGAACGCGGTCTGGTTACCTCTCTCTCGTCCGTGTGTTTTTCCCTCGGCCAGTGTCTCCTAGCCCTCCTGGCGTGGCTGACGGGGCACTGGGTCAACCTGGGCCTGGCTACGAGTCTCCCAGCTATTCTCGCTTTGCTCTATCTCAG GCTGGTTGAGGAGTCCCCGCGGTGGTTGGTGTGCAAGGGAAGGGCGGTGGTAGCGGCGAAGGTCCTGCGGCGCGTGACAGCGAGGAACAAGGACAACACTCAGCTgctgccttccctctccctcctccgggCAAGgattaggaag ATCACCAGCAGAGCGCgcgccgaggaggaggatgagctgAGTGAGGCCTGCCGTGGGGCGTGTGGGTGGATTACAGGCTCCGTGACCTTCCTCATGACCTACCCCTACCTCTCTGGCAGGGTCTTCCTCTATATGATATGTTG gacCGTGAATCTCGTGCTATACTTTGTGAGCACCATGAAGTACCCGCACGTATCATACAACCCGTACATAGCCTGGTTCTGCGCCTCCGCCACGGATATCCCCGCTAACCTACTGGTCCCCTTGCTGCTCCGGTGGCTGGGTAGACGCACGCTCCACTCCTCTGGCTTCGCTGTGTGTTCGGCCGCCTTTTTTACGGGTGGTGTGCTCCTGGCttgcg GTTACAAGGAGAGCTTCATGGGCGTCGTGTTCCTGGTGCTGGTGGCCAAGTTCTGCAGCGCCATGACCTTCCTCGTCGTGTATCTGCTGGCCGCCGAGCTCCATCCAACGCCCATTAGGAGCTTCGTCACGGGCCTGGCTTCCTTTGTGGCCCTCACCGTCAACATCTTCAGCCCTGCGATCCTGGATATG